CGAGACATGCGTATATCTGCACCAAGCAAGCTGGGTCATGCATTCCGTACTCAGGTGTGCAACATCAGGATTCTGGCGACAGGCTAGGCGTTGTACAGGCAGAACAATCAAAGCTTGAGACGTCATCTAGCTACTTACACTTTCTCGGGTTTTGCTCTCATCTAACGATCAATATACCATCTGAAAACTGCATCTTTTGAACAAAACCATCAAGCTGTCGTACTTCTATATATCTATATGATGGTAGGCTGAGTATAATGCCATGGATGTACCTGGGAAGGACACGCCAGATTAGTGtcttagggtgtgtttggttttgCTTTTGAAACTACTTTGTGCTTTTCAAAAAGTCAAAAGCCAACCAAACGCACTGGCTTTTACCTGCTGTGGAGGTGGATAACTTCGAAAAAATTACCCACCGCCACTTTTAAAAAATTAATGATTTTGAACTATTTAACAGTCCACAGCTCACAACAACTTTTCCACAGCCTATAGCTCACAGCAATTTTTTCAAAAGTCGTagctcaaccaaacacacccttaatCATGTAATACTAACATTCCCTACATACTGATGTCATCATTCTCAGTTCTACCTTTGGATTAAATTTGATATGTGACTAACTAGCAACACATTTCCATTTATGCTGATGGCTTGCTAGGCAACAACTATGCCAATATTTTGCACCCTGGTTGCAAATTTGTGTTATTTTCCATTGAAATAAAGCTATTGCATAAATACTTTAACACCTGTTTAATGTTCCATGGAAGCATTAAAGCatttggaaggaaaagaaatgaTTTGTGCTACATGAATGGGGCCTTTGGGATGGGGGAATAACATAAATCGGGTGTTGGTTTTCTTTCTGCACTAAATGTGATCAGGGACCATCAGCTTGCCGATTGAGACTTGCAATTACTTCACCTCTCTTCAGCTTTTATATATCTAGCAAAATTAAGTCTACACTAGCTCCATACATTCATTCATTActactttctctttttttttgtttcccattctgcatttcatatttttataaaagactgcatttcatattattttAGTACTGTATAAAATTAAAGTACGGCTGGAAGTCACGGCAAAGTTGTCCACGCCATGCTTGCTGGACACAAGTATATATATAGAAATTTTCTGTGATCTGGGAAACAATTCTGCTTCTCTATTAAGGGGAAAATACAAATAAAATCAAATGCTCAATAGACTGATCTAAATGCACCGAGTTATGTTTGTATAACAAATATAAAATAAAGATCACACGTAACTAATTACAACATGCTGACATGCTTGCATGCCATTTGGTCACACTTATTCCTGTTGCTATCTCTTATTCTTCTGACTTTGGATTTGCAGTGTCAAATCTGAATTCTACCACAAGTACGTACAATCCTAGATGGGCAAGACGATGGCCGCGTGGCGTTCACAGGGGAATTTGACCAGTATGTACGCGTATCTTGTTTTGTCTCTCTCATGCATCAGCTTTCTCCTAAAAATAAAGTAACTTGCAGAAACAAATTAACCTATCTAACTGACGTGTATGATATATTGATCACTCTGTTTGATCTAGAACATCATTGGGACTGAGCAGCAGCCGTCGGACAGATCCATGAGGCCGGTGACCTGCTCGGCGGCCTCTTCGAACAGCCACTTCTCGATCGGAGACAGTGGCCCCTGCTGGTGTTGCTGCCTGGGCTCGTCGTAGCCGCTGTGTCCCATCAACGCCGGCtgctgcggcggtggcgacggcagCATGTCGTTGAAGGTTGGTAGCGTGGTACCGCCGGCCAtgtggtactggtactggttgAACGACAGCAAAGGGTTAACCTCGGTGGCCGAGGGCTTGATGTCGGCAGTGTTGTTGTGCGGCGGGGAGCTCTTCATGAAGCCATCGAGCAGCCTGGATATGTTGTCCACGCTGGAGGCGTACGACGAGGAGGAGCTGTCACCGTCGGTGGCGGCGAACGGCGATCGCCGGGCGATGAGCTGATGGGTGACCTCAGCTGTGTTGGTGCAGGCGGCCGGGTGTAGGGAGCTGTAGTCCTTGGAGAGGGGCATGTCATGATGGAGATCGacatggccggcgccggcggtggttgGTATGATGGAAGAAGGTTCGGAGGGCGGAGGTGGCGCGAAGATGGCGCCGATGGCTTGgtgcttcttgagcttcttctTGAGGTGGATGTTCCAGTAGTTCTTGATGTCATTGTCGGTTCTCTGCGGAAGGTAAGAAGCTATGGCTGCCCACCTGCATACATACATGCATGTAGTGTAGGGATTATATTATATTGGTGGTCAATCACCATGGACGACGGCGCCATGGCCGGATTGATGAACAAGGTATTTGTGTACCTGTTGCCTAGCAGGGACTGGAGGTGGACGATGATGCCTTCCTCGTGGGGGGTGAAGTTGCCGCGGCGGATGCCGGGGCGGAGGTAGTTGGTCCAGCGGAGGCGGCAGCTCTTGCTGCAGCGCATGAGGCCGGTGTTGATGGGCACGGAGCGCCAGTTGCCGGGGCCGTGCTCCTGGATGTAGGACACCAGGATGATGTCCTCCTCCGGCGTCCATGGTCCCTTCTTGATGCCCACCTTGTCGCAGCACGGCGGCCTCCCCATTCTCGCTCTTCTCTCCGGCCGGTGGCCGGTGCCTGCAGCTAGTGGCTGATGTGGCTGCCTGATGCAGCTAGTGGATCGGACGGACGGAGTACTAGTTGTGGTACCCTACTAATGTGTCCCATGAGGCAGGCAAGCgtgtgccggccggccggttatATATAGGAGAAGAGGTGAATGTGAGTGAGCTCATTTTCACTTGCTATCATCTAACTAACAACCTACTAGCAGCCAGCAACTACCTGCGCTCGCTGATGATTTAGTTTGTTTTCACTCAGCTCTATGCATGTCTGCATGCATGCTTTCCCTTTCTGTCAACGACATCACATGAATACCATAGATATTGACCCAGGCCCACCTCACTTTTAAAGCAAGGATTACCTAGAGGAACAGTTTGCTACTGTTGCTTAATACTGTGTGAAATTTAAGGCTAGGCTAGCGAGCCTTTCGATCTACTAACAGACTTTTAATTTGCATACTCGCGCGCGAGCTCAAGGCATTTTATTCCGGCGTGTAGGAACTAGGAAACATCTAGCGGCACtattacaaaaaaaatcattAATCACGACTTAAAAATGTCCTCGGAGGAGGGCATGATTTATAACCGCCTTCGGTTAATGCCCGcgattaaccgagacggtcatTTTTTATCAACCGAAGCGGTTAAAGAAAACTGcctcacaaaattaattaacaGAGGCGGGCACTTTA
This genomic interval from Panicum virgatum strain AP13 chromosome 8K, P.virgatum_v5, whole genome shotgun sequence contains the following:
- the LOC120646026 gene encoding transcription factor MYB60-like, with product MGRPPCCDKVGIKKGPWTPEEDIILVSYIQEHGPGNWRSVPINTGLMRCSKSCRLRWTNYLRPGIRRGNFTPHEEGIIVHLQSLLGNRWAAIASYLPQRTDNDIKNYWNIHLKKKLKKHQAIGAIFAPPPPSEPSSIIPTTAGAGHVDLHHDMPLSKDYSSLHPAACTNTAEVTHQLIARRSPFAATDGDSSSSSYASSVDNISRLLDGFMKSSPPHNNTADIKPSATEVNPLLSFNQYQYHMAGGTTLPTFNDMLPSPPPQQPALMGHSGYDEPRQQHQQGPLSPIEKWLFEEAAEQVTGLMDLSDGCCSVPMMF